In Phocoena phocoena chromosome 8, mPhoPho1.1, whole genome shotgun sequence, the following are encoded in one genomic region:
- the TP53I11 gene encoding tumor protein p53-inducible protein 11 → MAAKQPPPLMKKHSQTDLVSRLKTRKILGVGGEDDDGEVHRSKISQVLGNEMKFAVREPLGLRVWQLVSAVLFSGIAIMALTFPDQLYDAVFDGVQVTSKTPIRLYGGALLSISLIMWNALYTAEKVIIRWTLLTEACYFSVQFLVVTATLAETGLVSLGILLLLASRLLFVAISVYYYYQVGRKPKKV, encoded by the exons ATGGCAGCCAAGCAGCCCCCACCTCTCATGAAGAAGCACAGCCAGACGGACCTCGTGAGCCGCCTGAAGACCCGGAAGATCCTTGGCGTGGGCGGGGAGGATGACGACGGGGAGGTCCACCGCTCCAAG ATCAGCCAGGTCTTGGGCAATGAGATGAAGTTTGCTGTTCGGGAGCCTTTGGGCCTCAG GGTCTGGCAGCTTGTCTCTGCTGTGCTCTTCTCTGGCATTGCCATCATG GCCCTCACCTTTCCTGACCAGCTCTACGATGCAGTCTTTGATGGAGTGCAGGTGACCAGCAAGACCCCCATCCGCCTCTATGGCGGCGCCCTCCTCA gcatctCCCTGATCATGTGGAACGCTCTCTACACGGCTGAGAAGGTCATCATCCGATGGACCCTGCTCACCGAAGCCTGCTACTTCTCGGTCCAGTTCTTGG TGGTCACTGCCACACTCGCCGAGACGGGCCTCGTGTCCCTAGGGATCCTGCTGCTCCTGGCCAGCCGCCTCCTTTTTGTCGCCATCAGCGTTTACTACTATTACCAAGTCGGCCGAAAACCCAAGAAAGTGTAG